CCCGGAGCGAGCGCGCCACGGCGGTCTGGCCGCCCATCGCCGTGCCGAGCAGCCCGATCAGGGTGTAGCGGACCGGGTCGGCGGTGTGCCCGGCCACCGCCGCCAGGACGGTGCTCGCCGCGACGAGCACCGCCTCGGACGCGACCGCCGCCCGGAGCAGCCGCCCCCGGTGGTCGGGCAGCCGCTCGGCGAGGCGGCCGCCGGCCAGGGCGCCGAGCAGGAAGGCGCCGAGGGCGGCGAGCGAGGCGGTCGCCGAGAGGTTGGCGGCGTTGGCCAGGGCGAAGCCGAGGAAGACCACGTTGCCGGTCATGTTGGCGACGAAGACGTGGCCGAGCGTGAGGTAGCTGACCGCGTCCACCACTCCGGTGATGAAGGTGAGCACCAGCAGCATGGGCACGAGCGGCCCGTGCTTGGGGTCGGGTGTAAGCATCGGGCCTCCCGGTCGGGGGTGTGACGGCCCTTCCGTTCTACGTCCTCGGGCGCGCGCGGGACGGCCGTTGTCCTTCGGGTTCGGGATCACGACGGGACGAACGATGCGGACGGGTGACGGGCGGCGAGCCCTCCACCCGTCCGCCGAGGTGCGTCCGGTGGCTCAGCCGGCCATGGCGGTCTGGACGATCTTGATGACCACGAGGATCATCGCGACCAGCAGGTAGGTGCGCAGCGCGCCCATGCCGATCTTGTAGCCGGTGGAGACGACCGGCCGGGCCAGGGTCTCCAGCGGGGGCATCCGCCAGCCGTCGCGGCCGGTGCGGTCGATCGGGTCCTCCTTCGTCGCGGTGCGGTTGCGGAGGAAGGCGTACCCGGCCGCCAGCACACCGAGGACACCGCAGACGGCCATGATCGTGAGGATCGCGTCCGCGCTGATGTCGGGGAAGAGCACGGAGGCGGTCAGGATGATCGACAGGGTGACCAGCACGCCGACCACGGCGGCCGTGAAGGCGTTGGTCCGCGGCCCGTTCACCCAGGGGCCGAGGACGTCCCGGTCGTTGCAGAGCAGGAGCAGGAAGACCGAGGCGGAGGGCAGCAGCACGCCGGCCAGGGTCTGGACGCCCGTGGTGAGCAGGCCGAGCGGCGAGCCGGGGATCAGCACGATGGTGGCGGCCACGGCCACCAGGCCCGCGTAGACGGCGTAGAAGCCCTTGGCGCCTGCGACGCCGCGGTGCAGCGAGTGCTTGATGCCGAACACGTCTCCGATCGCGTAGGCCGTGGAGAGGGAGACGGCGAAGGCGCCGATGATCGAGGCGTCCAGCAGGGCGATGGCGAAGAGCACGCCGGCGGCCTTGCCCGCCTTGTCGGCCAGGCCCCGGGCGACGCCGGCCGCGTCCGTGAACTGCCCGAAGCCGTCGGTGTTCGCGAAGGCGGCGGCGGTGAAGCCCATCATCGCGGCGGCACCGATCACGACGACCGCGATGCCGATCCACAGGTCGATCTTCTCGTACTTCATGAACCGCGGGGTGATGCGCTTGTCGATGACGTACGACTGCTGGAAGAACAGCTGCCACGGGGCGACGGTGGTGCCGACGATGCCGATGATCAGCAGCATCACGGTGGAGAGTTCACCGGTGCCGCCGGGCATGTTCGGGACGACGAAGTCCTCGGCCATGCGGCCGACCGGCGGGTGGATCATGAAGTAGACCGGCACCAGGAGCAGCGAGCCGACGCAGAGGCCGATCGCGACGCGTTCGAAGCGCCGGAACGAGCCGGTGAACGCGGACGCGATGATGATCGCCGCCGCGAGGACGACGGACAGCGCCTTGGGCAGGCCGAGGTAGCCGGCCGCCAGCGTGATGCCGATGAACTCGGTGACCAGCGTCAGCGCGTTCAGCAGGAACAGGTCGATGACGCTGAACGCGCCCCAGAACCTGCCGAAGCGCTCCAGGATCAGGCGGGCGTGGCCGACGCCGGTGACGGCGCCCAGGCGCAGCACCATCTCCTGGTTGACGTACAGGACCGGGACGAGGAGCAGCAGCGTCCACAGCAGGTGGGTGCCGTAGTTCTGGCCGGCCTGGCCGTAGGTGGCGAAGGCGCCGGCGTCGTTGTCGCCGACCATGACGATCAGTCCGGGGCCGATGATCGCGAGCAGCGTCCTGAACCGGGCGGAGAGTCCCTGGCGCGGAGCGTCGTCGTCGAGCCGGATGGTGCCGAGCGCACCCTTGATGTCGCCGAGGTGCGCGTCGTCCAGCACTGCGGTGGGAGCGGCGTGAACTGTCGGGTCCAGGGTCAGGTTGGTCATGATGGAGCCTCCCTCCCCCCTTCCTTGAGGGGGTGTCGGGGGGCACGCAGCAGCGATCCCCCCTGCGGGCGCACGGCGTCGGACCGCACGGCGGCGCGCGGACGGGTCGCGGGGGCGTGCGGGCATGACGATGCGTCGGACGGCTTGCGTCAGGGCGCGGTCGAGCGCGGGACGCAGCGTCGGAGTGAACGCGCAGGAGAGGTTGTTACCGCGTGCCGGAGGTGATCGAGAGCATGCGGGAAGAGGGGCGACTGTGGCCCGGACTACTACAGTCCATGCCTCTCACCTCCTCCCGGCCGGGGGCGCACCGTCTGTGCGCCGCGTCGCGACACGGCAAGGAGCGGACCGGCCCCTGCGGACCGGCACACCCCAACTCGTCAGAGCTTTGGCACTTCACGGCGTGATCCCCGTGCGGGGGAAGCCACTTGGGATCAACCCTTAGGTCGGGAGGATCTGTCCTGAACCTGGGCGTCTCTCGACGTCGTCGGGTCAGTGGCCTGTGTCCGTGAAGACGCCTCACCGAACGAGGTGCCTTTTCAAACCTCGAAGAGCATAGACGCTCCCGGAGTCGGCCCGGGCGGCTTTTCCGCTCATCTTCGACACCTTTGTAGAACCTTGACCGAACACGCGTGTCCTCGACCGCCCGCCCTCGGCCCCGAGGGCGGGCGCGAGTACCCGCGCCGTACGATGGGCGGGTTCCAGCGGGGGTCGGCGAGGGAGAGTTCGGGCAGTGCTGCGCGGGTTCGGCGATCTGGAGGCCGAGATCATGGACCGGCTCTGGTCCTGGGGCCGGCCGGCCACGGTGCGCGAGGTGGTCGACGACCTCCGCCGGCAGCGGCCGGTCGCGTACACCACCGTCACCACGGTCGCGGACATCCTGCACACCAAGGGTTGGCTGCGCCGCGACAAGGTCGGCCGGGCCTGGGTGTACGAGCCGACCTGCACCCGGGAGGCGTACACCGCGCAGCTGATGCACCAGGCGCTGGAGACCACCCCGGACCGCACGGGCGCGCTGCTGCACTTCGTCGACCGGATGAGCGGGGACGAGGCCACTGCGCTGCTGGCCGCGCTGGAGCAGGTGAAGGCCCGGGACGACGGCCGGTGACCCTCGCCCTGCTCGGGCCCCTACCTGGCCGCGCCCGGGTGCACCGGCCGACCGACTCCGAGCCCGCCCGGCGGAACTCCCAACTCGCCTGGCGGGTGCCAGTGTTGGGGCTACCACTGCTGCCGCACCTGTTGGCATGCGCACCGCATCCGTGACCAGCGGCTTTCCGGGCACAGGTTCGCTCACTGACTGCTCGTCAGAACGTCAGCTCGATCGGTTAGCCTGCCCTCGACACCGCAACGTGCGGTGCGAAATGGGGGATTCGATGTCCACGTACACGCGTGTGAAGGCTGCCCGCTGGACCGCGGTGATCGCCGCCGCGGCCGCTTTGGCCCTCACCGGCACCACCGCCCAGGCCGTCGAGGCGGTTTCCGGCACCGAAGGCGTCATCGCGGTCGGCAAGATGAACGCCCAGCCGAGCGTCAGCCCGGACGGCACCAAGGCCTACGTCGTGGTGGCCGAGGCCGACAACACGCTCGTGGTGAAGACGGTCGACACCCAGACCGGTGCGGTCACCGGGCGAGTCGCCCTGGGCGCCACCCAGTTCTACGTCGCCTCGGCGCTCAGCCCGGACGGCTCGCGCCTGTACGTCGTCAACCAGCAGCAGTTCACCGTCGTGGACACCGCCACGCTGAAGGTGCTCACCACGGCCGCCCTGCCCGACCAGTCGCGCCCGGCCGGCTGGAACCCGGGCACGCCCACCGGCGTCACGGTCAGCCCGGACGGCGCCACCGTCTACGTGGCCCAGAACGGCGCGACGGCCTACCGGCAGAACGGGAACGGCCGGGTCGTGGCGTTCTCCGCCGCGCAGCGGGCGTTCACCGGCTCGGTCGAGGTGCCCGCCGTCTACACCGGCAACCTCGCCATCCGGCCGAACGGCCAGGACGCGTACCTCGGCAGCGTCGCCGGGGTCTTCCACCTGAAGACGACCGGCGCCGCACCCACCCTGGTCGCCGCCGTCCCCGGCACCGCCGCCGCGCTCGACTACTCCGTCGCGCTCACTCCGGACGGCACCCGCCTGTTCGCCCTGGGCGGCGGCGCGGCCGGCGCCGGCCAGGCCGACCTGGTCGACCCCGCCACCGACACCGTCACCAAGCACGTCGCCCTGGTCTCCGGCTACGCCGACCTGTCGAACCCGCAGGCCAGCCCGGACGGCACCCGGTTCTACGTCAGCCAGAACAGCTACACCACCGGCCCGTCGGTGCTCTCCGTCGACTCGGCGACGGGTGCCACCGTCGCGGCCGAGACCGTGAGCACCACCGTGGAGCACGTCGACCACCTGGCCGTCGGCCCCGACAGTCACACCCTCTACGTGGGCGGCACCATCGGCAACGCCGCCGACCTGGAGATCGACAACAACTGACCGATCGCGGCGGGCCCGGTCGTTCCGTTCGGAGCGGCCGGGACCGCCGGGCGTCAGGCCGCCCGGAAGGTGCGCCGGTACGCCTGCGGGCTCACGCCGATCGCCGCGTGGAGGTGCTGGCGCAGCGAGGCGCCGGTGCCGAGACCGGCGCGGCGGGCGACGAGGTCGACGGGCCAGTCGGTGGTCTCCAGGTAGTGCCGGGCCAGGTCGGTGCGCTGGGCCGCCAGCCACTGGCCGGGGGTGGTGCCGGTCTCCTCGCGGAAGCGACGCGAGAACGTGCGCACGCTCATGTGGGCGTGGGCGGCGAGGTCGGCGAGGGTGAGCGGTTCGGCGAGGCGTTGCATCGCCCAGGCCTGGGTGGCGGCGGTGCCGGTGCCGCCGGGGTCCGGGACCGGGCGCCGGATGTACTGGGCCTGGCCGCCGTCGCGCCACGGCGGGACGACGCAGGAGCGGGCCACCTCGTTGGCGATCTGGCTGCCGTGGTCGCGGCGCACCAGGTGCAGGCACAGGTCGATGCCGGCGGCGACCCCGGCGGAGGTGAGGATGTCGCCGTCGTCGACGAACAGGACGTCGGGGTCGATCCGGGCCGTGGTGAACATCCGCTGAAGCCGGTCGGCGTCGCGCCAGTGCGTCGTGGCGGGGCGGCCGTCGAGGAGGCCCGCGGCGGCCAGCACGTACGTCGCGGTGCAGAGCCCGACGATGCGCGTGCCCGGGCGGACGGCGGCGAGGGCGGCGCGCAGCGCGTCGGGCAGGCGGCCCTCCTCCCGTATCGGGCCGAGGGCCCCCGAGGGCGGGATGACGACGGTGTCGACGGCGGCCAGCAGGCCGGCGTCCCGGGAGACGCCGATCTCGTAGTCGGCGTCCGTGCGGACCGGACGGCCGTCCAGGCTGCACGTGGCCACGGTGTACAGCGGCGCGCCCGATTCGTCCCGGGCGGCGCCGAAGATCCGGGCGGGGATGCCGAGTTCGAACGGGTAGACGCCGCCGAGGGCCAGAACGCCGACGTGGTGCATGGCCGGATCCTTTCACCCCGTGGCCATCTCGCCACCACCGGGGGCCTGCCCGCTCCGGCAGTCTGACGGCGTGCCCGGGAGGCGGGCACAGTCCGAGCAGAAACGAGTACGTGACCATGCCTCAGAACAGCGCCACCATGCGGATCGTCTCCCAGGAGACCGCCGGAGGCCCCGAGGTCCTGCGGGTCGTCGAGGCGTCGCGCCCGGAGCCGGGCCCGTGCGAGATCCTGGTCCGCGTGCACGCGGCCGGCGTCAACCCGGCCGACTGGAAGACCCGCACGCGCGGCGCCTTCGCCGGCGGGGTGACGCCGCCGTTCACCGTCGGCTGGGACGTCTCGGGTGTGGTGGAGTCGGTCGGCTACGGGGTGACGATCTTCCGGCCCGGCGACGCGGTGTACGGGATGCCCCGCTTCCCGCACCCGGCGAGCGCCTACGCCGAGTACGTCACCGCGCCGGCCCGGCACTTCGCGCCCAAGCCGGAGGGCCTGTCCCACGTCGAGGCCGGCGCGCTGCCGCTGGCGGCGCTCACCGCGTGGCAGGCGCTCATCGACACCGCCGACGTGCGGCCGGGGCAGCGCGTGCTGGTCCACGCCGCCGCCGGCGGGGTCGGCCACCTGGCCGTCCAGATCGCCAAGGCCCACGGCGCCCACGTGATCGGCACCGCGAGCGCCGCCAAGCACGAACTGCTGCGTTCGCTCGGCGCGGACGAGGTCGTCGACTACCGCACGACGGACTTCGCCGAGGCCGTCCGGGACGTCGACGTCGTCCTCGACCCGATCGGCGGCGCCAACTGGGCCGGCTCGCTGCGCACCCTGCGCCCGGGCGGCATCCTCGTCTCGATCGTGCCGCCGACCGAGGACTTCCCGGCCGCCGAGGCGGAGGCGGCCGGGCTCCGGGCGGTGTTCATGCTGGTCGAGCCGGACCAGAAGGGCCTGCGCGAGATCGCCCACCTGGTCGAGACCGGCCGCCTGCGGGTGATCGCCGACCACGTGTTCCCGCTGGCGGAGGCCGCCGAGGCCCACCGCCTCGGCGAGCAGGGCCGCACCACGGGGAAGATCGTCCTGTCCGTCCGTTGACCTCCGGCTCACGTCCGAATAGCCCCGGCTCGGGCAGGGCACGGCGAAGGCGGGCGAGGTCGCACGGGAATGCCGGCCTCATCCGCCTTCTTCTAAAGAACTTAAGAGATGAGGGTGCGAGTTCCCAAGCCCGCCCCCCTTTCGCGCGCGATGGCACTTCTCGCCGCCCGGAGTGCTGAAGAACCGCTAAATCGAGGGAAAGGTCACACCAGCCGCCCCTCCTGTGCGCTCGCGAACGGGCGCTAACCTGCGGTCATGAAGGTCCCGCCCGAAGGGCTCCCCCTCGCCGCCGAGTTCCCGGCCGCGCACCGTGAGCAGTGGCAGCAGCTCGTCGAGGGCGTGCTGCGCAAGTCCGGCGCGCAGCCCGCGGACGCCGCCGCCGCCGAGCAGGCGCTCGCCACCGAGCTTCAGGACGGGCTGCGAGCCCGGCCGTTGTACACCGCTGAGGACACCGCGCCCGAAGCCGGCTACCCCGGCTTCCCGCCGTACCTGCGCGGCGGCCGGCCGCAGGGTTCGGCCGTCGCCGGATGGGACGTCCGCCAGCGGCACGCCGACCCGGACCGTCGGCGGGCCAACGAGGCGGTGCTGGCCGACCTGGAGAACGGCGTCGGCTCGCTCTGGCTGGAGCTGGGCGGGGACGGCCTGCCGATCGCCGCGCTGCCCGAGGCGCTGACCGGGGTGTACCTGGACCTGGCCGCCATCACCCTCGACGCGGGCCCCGAATTCACGGACGCCGCCGAGCAGTTGTTCAAGCTGTACGAGGAGCGCGAGGTCTCCCCGGGCGCCGCCGCCGGCAACCTCGGCGCCGACCCGCTGGGCCTTGAGGCCCGCACCGGCGACGCCGACCGCACCGGCGCGCTGCTCGCCGACGCGACCGCCCTGGCCGCCCGCTGCACCGCCGACTACCCGGGCGTGCGGGCGCTGACCGTGGACGCCCTGCCGTACCACGAGGCCGGCGCCTCGCCCGCGCAGGAGCTCGGCTGCGCGCTGGCCACCGGCGTCGCCTACCTGCGCGCGCTGACCGCCGCCGGGCTCTCGGTGGACGCCGCGCTGGGCCAGCTGGAGTTCCGCTACGCGGCGGACGCCGACCAGTTCCTGACGATCGCCAAGTTCCGTGCCGCGCGCCGCCTCTGGGCCCGCGTCGCCGAGGTGTCGGGCGCCACCGCCGACGCCTCCGCGCAGCGCCAGCACGCCGTCACCTCCCGGGTGATGATGACCGCGCGCGACCCGTGGGTGAACATGCTGCGCACCACCGTCGCCTGCCTGGCGGCCGGGGTGGGCGGCGCCGACGCCGTCACCGTGCTGCCGTTCGACAGCGCGCTCGGCCTGCCCGACGCCTTCGCCCGCCGGATCGCCCGCAACACCCAGTCGATCCTGCTGGAGGAGTCCCACCTGGCCCGGGTGATCGACCCGGCCGGCGGCTCCTGGTACGTCGAGCGGCTGAGCGAGGAGCTGGCGCAGGCCGCCTGGGCCTGGTTCCACGAGATCGAGCGGGCCGGCGGCCAGCAGGCCGCGCTGGGCTCCGGGCTGGTCGGCGAGCGGATCGCCGCGACCTGGGCCGCGCGCTCGGCGAAGCTCGCCAAGCGGCGCGAACCGGTCACCGGCGTCAGCGAGTTCCCGCACCTGGACGAGCAGCCGCTGGTCCGCGAGCCGGCCCCGGCCACACCCGGCGGCGGACTGCCGCAGGTACGCCGCGCCGAGGCGTACGAGGCGCTGCGGGACCGCTCGGACGCGTACCTGGCGGCCACCGGCGCCCGTCCGACGCTGTTCCTGGCGTCGATCGGCACGGCCGCCGCGCACACCGCGCGCACCACCTTCGCCGCCAACCTGTTCCAGGCGGGCGGCATCGCGACCGTGTCCGCCGAGGGTGTCGACCCGGCCGCGTTCGCCGAGGCCTTCACCGCCTCCGGCGCCGAGGTCGCCTGCCTGTGCTCCAGCGACGCGCTGTACGGCGAGCACGCCGAGGCCGTCGCCGCCGCCCTCAAGGCGGCCGGGGCGCAGCGGGTGCTGCTGGCCGGGCGGCCCGGCGAGCAGCGCGCGGCCTTCGAGGCGGCGGGCGTGGACGGGTTCGTGTTCGCGGGCGTCGACGCCGTCGCCACGCTGACGGCCCTGCTGGCCCAGATCACTGGTACGAGCCTCACCGACGAGAGCAAGGTGGCGTGATGATCCCCGACTTCACCGGAATCGGGCTGGACGGCGACGCCGCCCGGGACGTCACCGACACCCAGTGGCATGCCGCCTGGCGGCAGTCCACCGGCAAGGACGTCGACGAGCTGGTCTGGGACACCCCCGAGGGCATCGGCGTCAAGCCGCTGTACACCGCGGCGGACCTGGCCGGCCTGGACTTCCTGGAGACCTACCCGGGCATCGCCCCGTACCTGCGCGGGCCCTACCCGACCATGTACGTCAACCAGCCCTGGACCGTCCGCCAGTACGCGGGCTTCTCCACCGCCGAGGAGTCCAACGCCTTCTACCGCCGCAACCTCGCGGCCGGCCAGAAGGGCCTCTCGGTCGCCTTCGACCTGCCGACCCACCGCGGCTACGACAGCGACCACCCGCGCGTAACCGGCGACGTCGGCATGGCGGGTGTCGCCATCGACTCGATCTACGACATGCGCCAGCTGTTCGACGGCATCCCGCTCGACAAGATGTCGGTGTCGATGACCATGAACGGCGCCGTGCTGCCCGTGCTCGCGCTGTACATCGTCGCGGCCGAGGAGCAGGGCGTACCGCCGGAGAAGCTCGCGGGGACCATCCAGAACGACATCCTCAAGGAGTTCATGGTCCGCAACACCTACATCTACCCGCCGCAGCCCTCGATGCGGATCATCTCGGACATCTTCGCGTACACCTCGCAGAAGATGCCCCGGTACAACTCGATCTCCATCTCCGGCTACCACATCCAGGAGGCCGGTGCCACCGCCGACCTGGAGCTGGCCTACACCCTGGCCGACGGGGTGGAGTACCTGCGCGCGGGCCTGGACGTGGGGCTGGACGTGGACGCCTTCGCGCCGCGGCTGTCGTTCTTCTGGGCGATCGGCATGAACTTCTTCATGGAGGTCGCCAAGCTGCGCGCGGCCCGCCTGCTGTGGGCCAAGCTCGTCAAGCAGTTCGACCCGAAGAACGCCAAGTCGCTGTCGCTGCGCACCCATTCGCAGACCTCCGGCTGGTCGCTCACCGCCCAGGACGTGTTCAACAACGTGACCCGTACGTGTGTGGAGGCGATGGCCGCCACCCAGGGCCACACCCAGTCGCTGCACACCAACGCCCTCGACGAGGCGCTGGCGCTGCCCACCGACTTCTCCGCGCGCATCGCCCGCAACACCCAGCTGCTGCTCCAGCAGGAGTCCGGCACCTGCCGGGTCATCGACCCGTGGGGCGGCTCGGCGTACGTCGAGAAGCTGACGAACGACCTCGCGGCGCGCGCCTGGCAGCACATCCAGGAGGTCGAGGCGGCCGGCGGCATGGCCAAGGCCATCGACGCGGGCATCCCCAAGATGCGCGTCGAGGAGGCCGCGGCCCGCACCCAGGCACGCATCGACTCCGGCCGCCAGCCCGTGATCGGCGTCAACAAGTACCGCGTGGAGAGCGACGAGCAGATCGACGTACTCAAGGTCGACAACTCCTCCGTACGCGCTCGCCAGATCGAGAAGCTGCGCCGCCTGCGCGAGGAGCGCGACGAGGCGGTCTGCCAGGACGCGCTGCACGCGCTGACCCGGGCCGCCGAGGCCGGCCCGCAGCGCGGCGGCTCGCTGGACGGCAACCTGCTGCACCTGGCCGTCAACGCGGCCCGGGCCAAGGCCACCGTCGGCGAGATCTCGGACGCCCTGGAGAAGGTGTACGGCCGCCACTCCGGACAGATCCGTACCATCTCCGGTGTGTACCGAGACGAAGCGGGCCCGTCGGCCTCCCTCCAGCGCACCCGTGACCTGGTCGAGCGGTTCGAGCAGGCCGAGGGCCGGCGGCCGCGCATCCTGGTCGCCAAGATGGGCCAGGACGGCCACGACCGTGGCCAGAAGGTGATCGCCACCGCCTTCGCCGACCTCGGCTTCACCGTCGACGTCGGCCCGCTGTTCCAGACCCCGGCCGAGGTCGCCCGCCAGGCCGTCGAGGCGGACGTGCACATCGTCGGCGTCTCCTCGCTGGCCGCCGGGCACCTCACCCTGGTGCCCGCCCTGCGCGCCGAACTCGCCGAGGCGGGCCGCGAGGACATCACCATCGTGGTCGGCGGGGTGATCCCCCCGCAGGACTTCGACGCGCTGTACGAGGCGGGTGCCGCGGCGGTCTTCGGCCCGGGCACCGTCATCCCGGATGCGGCGCACGACCTGCTGACGACGCTGGCGTCCGACCTCGGCCACGAGCTGTGAGCCGCTGATCCGATGCCACCGAGGACGATCGACCTCGACCAGTACGCGGCCGGTGTGCGGGAGGGCTCGCGCGCGTGGATCGCGCGGGCCGTCACCCTCGTCGAGTCCACCCGACCCGACCACCGCGCGCTCGCGCAGCAGCTGCTCCAGCGGCTGCTGCCGCACGCGGGCGGCGCGGTCCGGGTGGGCATCACCGGCGTGCCCGGTGTCGGCAAGTCGACCTTCATCGACTCCTTCGGCACCATGCTCACGGGGCTGGGCCACCGGGTCGCGGTGCTGGCCGTCGACCCGACGTCCAGCCGTACCGGCGGCTCCATCCTGGGTGACAAGACCCGGATGGAGCGCCTGGCCGTCGACCCTCAGGCCTTCGTCCGCCCCTCCCCCACCTCCGGCACGCTCGGCGGAGTCGCCAAGGCCACCCGGGAGTCGATGGTCGTCATGGAGGCGGCCGGCTACGACGTCGTGCTGATCGAGACGGTGGGCGTCGGCCAGTCCGAGACGGCGGTGGCCGGGATGGTCGACACCTTCCTGCTGCTCAGCCTGGCGCGCACCGGCGACCAGTTGCAGGGCATCAAGAAGGGCGTGCTGGAGCTCGCCGACGTCATAGCCGTGAACAAGGCGGACGGCCCGCACGAGACCGACGCCAAGGCGGCGGCACGCGAACTCGCGGGCGCGCTACGGCTGTTGCAGGCCCCGGACGCCGCGTGGACGCCACCGGTGCTCACGTGCAGCGGGCGGGAGGGGCTTGGGCTCGACGTGCTGTGGGAGCGT
The nucleotide sequence above comes from Streptomyces kaniharaensis. Encoded proteins:
- a CDS encoding YoaK family protein, which translates into the protein MLTPDPKHGPLVPMLLVLTFITGVVDAVSYLTLGHVFVANMTGNVVFLGFALANAANLSATASLAALGAFLLGALAGGRLAERLPDHRGRLLRAAVASEAVLVAASTVLAAVAGHTADPVRYTLIGLLGTAMGGQTAVARSLRVPDLPTTVLTRTITALTVERTGARRFASAVWMFTGALLGGLLVLHANVSTALALALALLVTVAVLLRRHCRTTPAWAHPDGA
- a CDS encoding NRAMP family divalent metal transporter, producing MTNLTLDPTVHAAPTAVLDDAHLGDIKGALGTIRLDDDAPRQGLSARFRTLLAIIGPGLIVMVGDNDAGAFATYGQAGQNYGTHLLWTLLLLVPVLYVNQEMVLRLGAVTGVGHARLILERFGRFWGAFSVIDLFLLNALTLVTEFIGITLAAGYLGLPKALSVVLAAAIIIASAFTGSFRRFERVAIGLCVGSLLLVPVYFMIHPPVGRMAEDFVVPNMPGGTGELSTVMLLIIGIVGTTVAPWQLFFQQSYVIDKRITPRFMKYEKIDLWIGIAVVVIGAAAMMGFTAAAFANTDGFGQFTDAAGVARGLADKAGKAAGVLFAIALLDASIIGAFAVSLSTAYAIGDVFGIKHSLHRGVAGAKGFYAVYAGLVAVAATIVLIPGSPLGLLTTGVQTLAGVLLPSASVFLLLLCNDRDVLGPWVNGPRTNAFTAAVVGVLVTLSIILTASVLFPDISADAILTIMAVCGVLGVLAAGYAFLRNRTATKEDPIDRTGRDGWRMPPLETLARPVVSTGYKIGMGALRTYLLVAMILVVIKIVQTAMAG
- a CDS encoding BlaI/MecI/CopY family transcriptional regulator, coding for MRGFGDLEAEIMDRLWSWGRPATVREVVDDLRRQRPVAYTTVTTVADILHTKGWLRRDKVGRAWVYEPTCTREAYTAQLMHQALETTPDRTGALLHFVDRMSGDEATALLAALEQVKARDDGR
- a CDS encoding YncE family protein, which translates into the protein MSTYTRVKAARWTAVIAAAAALALTGTTAQAVEAVSGTEGVIAVGKMNAQPSVSPDGTKAYVVVAEADNTLVVKTVDTQTGAVTGRVALGATQFYVASALSPDGSRLYVVNQQQFTVVDTATLKVLTTAALPDQSRPAGWNPGTPTGVTVSPDGATVYVAQNGATAYRQNGNGRVVAFSAAQRAFTGSVEVPAVYTGNLAIRPNGQDAYLGSVAGVFHLKTTGAAPTLVAAVPGTAAALDYSVALTPDGTRLFALGGGAAGAGQADLVDPATDTVTKHVALVSGYADLSNPQASPDGTRFYVSQNSYTTGPSVLSVDSATGATVAAETVSTTVEHVDHLAVGPDSHTLYVGGTIGNAADLEIDNN
- a CDS encoding GlxA family transcriptional regulator, translating into MHHVGVLALGGVYPFELGIPARIFGAARDESGAPLYTVATCSLDGRPVRTDADYEIGVSRDAGLLAAVDTVVIPPSGALGPIREEGRLPDALRAALAAVRPGTRIVGLCTATYVLAAAGLLDGRPATTHWRDADRLQRMFTTARIDPDVLFVDDGDILTSAGVAAGIDLCLHLVRRDHGSQIANEVARSCVVPPWRDGGQAQYIRRPVPDPGGTGTAATQAWAMQRLAEPLTLADLAAHAHMSVRTFSRRFREETGTTPGQWLAAQRTDLARHYLETTDWPVDLVARRAGLGTGASLRQHLHAAIGVSPQAYRRTFRAA
- a CDS encoding NADP-dependent oxidoreductase; the protein is MPQNSATMRIVSQETAGGPEVLRVVEASRPEPGPCEILVRVHAAGVNPADWKTRTRGAFAGGVTPPFTVGWDVSGVVESVGYGVTIFRPGDAVYGMPRFPHPASAYAEYVTAPARHFAPKPEGLSHVEAGALPLAALTAWQALIDTADVRPGQRVLVHAAAGGVGHLAVQIAKAHGAHVIGTASAAKHELLRSLGADEVVDYRTTDFAEAVRDVDVVLDPIGGANWAGSLRTLRPGGILVSIVPPTEDFPAAEAEAAGLRAVFMLVEPDQKGLREIAHLVETGRLRVIADHVFPLAEAAEAHRLGEQGRTTGKIVLSVR
- a CDS encoding methylmalonyl-CoA mutase subunit beta, with the protein product MKVPPEGLPLAAEFPAAHREQWQQLVEGVLRKSGAQPADAAAAEQALATELQDGLRARPLYTAEDTAPEAGYPGFPPYLRGGRPQGSAVAGWDVRQRHADPDRRRANEAVLADLENGVGSLWLELGGDGLPIAALPEALTGVYLDLAAITLDAGPEFTDAAEQLFKLYEEREVSPGAAAGNLGADPLGLEARTGDADRTGALLADATALAARCTADYPGVRALTVDALPYHEAGASPAQELGCALATGVAYLRALTAAGLSVDAALGQLEFRYAADADQFLTIAKFRAARRLWARVAEVSGATADASAQRQHAVTSRVMMTARDPWVNMLRTTVACLAAGVGGADAVTVLPFDSALGLPDAFARRIARNTQSILLEESHLARVIDPAGGSWYVERLSEELAQAAWAWFHEIERAGGQQAALGSGLVGERIAATWAARSAKLAKRREPVTGVSEFPHLDEQPLVREPAPATPGGGLPQVRRAEAYEALRDRSDAYLAATGARPTLFLASIGTAAAHTARTTFAANLFQAGGIATVSAEGVDPAAFAEAFTASGAEVACLCSSDALYGEHAEAVAAALKAAGAQRVLLAGRPGEQRAAFEAAGVDGFVFAGVDAVATLTALLAQITGTSLTDESKVA
- the scpA gene encoding methylmalonyl-CoA mutase; the encoded protein is MMIPDFTGIGLDGDAARDVTDTQWHAAWRQSTGKDVDELVWDTPEGIGVKPLYTAADLAGLDFLETYPGIAPYLRGPYPTMYVNQPWTVRQYAGFSTAEESNAFYRRNLAAGQKGLSVAFDLPTHRGYDSDHPRVTGDVGMAGVAIDSIYDMRQLFDGIPLDKMSVSMTMNGAVLPVLALYIVAAEEQGVPPEKLAGTIQNDILKEFMVRNTYIYPPQPSMRIISDIFAYTSQKMPRYNSISISGYHIQEAGATADLELAYTLADGVEYLRAGLDVGLDVDAFAPRLSFFWAIGMNFFMEVAKLRAARLLWAKLVKQFDPKNAKSLSLRTHSQTSGWSLTAQDVFNNVTRTCVEAMAATQGHTQSLHTNALDEALALPTDFSARIARNTQLLLQQESGTCRVIDPWGGSAYVEKLTNDLAARAWQHIQEVEAAGGMAKAIDAGIPKMRVEEAAARTQARIDSGRQPVIGVNKYRVESDEQIDVLKVDNSSVRARQIEKLRRLREERDEAVCQDALHALTRAAEAGPQRGGSLDGNLLHLAVNAARAKATVGEISDALEKVYGRHSGQIRTISGVYRDEAGPSASLQRTRDLVERFEQAEGRRPRILVAKMGQDGHDRGQKVIATAFADLGFTVDVGPLFQTPAEVARQAVEADVHIVGVSSLAAGHLTLVPALRAELAEAGREDITIVVGGVIPPQDFDALYEAGAAAVFGPGTVIPDAAHDLLTTLASDLGHEL